From Candidatus Omnitrophota bacterium, one genomic window encodes:
- a CDS encoding acyl carrier protein, producing MSEDIKGKIRKFIVDNYLKRLQDNQLKDNDSFLEQGIIDSIGVIELTNFIQKAFRIEIEVSEIIPDNFDTLNNLERYITKKLRKDAK from the coding sequence ATGAGTGAAGACATAAAAGGCAAAATAAGAAAATTTATCGTGGACAATTACCTCAAGCGCTTGCAGGATAATCAGCTGAAAGATAATGATTCATTTCTTGAGCAGGGCATAATCGATTCTATCGGCGTGATAGAGCTGACCAATTTTATTCAAAAGGCCTTCCGTATAGAAATCGAGGTTTCTGAGATCATTCCGGATAATTTTGACACGCTGAATAACCTGGAAAGATATATAACGAAGAAATTGAGAAAAGACGCAAAATGA
- the yidC gene encoding membrane protein insertase YidC, which produces MDKKTILAVILSVLVVIGYQVYTAKFYPAVVETGTTQAPINKMYPLPGEKAGAGAVAISTASEEIAARELPEKIIIKETEKYIVELSSVGGCIKDIKLKNGGYSPSDKGSDLIAIQKPENAIFNMEGLGFGGLSKTGFKVEEKGNEIIFSSKLAGGLELVKKYIFYNSLYNIDLEVYIKNNSSAQVRTSYTINTAADIGVDSSIDKRYIQAVAEIDGKTKRNNGAKGKGLFKEGSIGYAGLQNRYFSVIAKSNIPTDGLLVKRLDDENILSAISVSEFAILPQSVLSHKFVLYAGPTSKKIMSEYGIESAASFGFLGGISNILLAALRLFHKVFRNWGVAVILLSVLVNLVLFPLSRKSYESMKKMQTVQPHMDKLREEHKDNPQKLNKEIMELYKKHQVNPMGGCLPLILQMPVFIALYQTLMKSLELRGARFLWIKDLSMPDAVLLPFNLPLIGDSINILPILMAGAMVFQQKFSTAKGAGQSQQQKQQQQMMVIMPVIFLFIMYNFPSGLVLYWLVNTLLTMFEQRAIMHS; this is translated from the coding sequence ATGGACAAAAAGACTATTTTAGCAGTTATCTTATCGGTTTTAGTGGTGATCGGCTACCAGGTGTATACCGCGAAATTTTATCCCGCCGTTGTAGAGACGGGTACAACCCAGGCGCCTATTAACAAAATGTATCCTTTGCCCGGCGAGAAGGCAGGGGCGGGGGCTGTTGCAATATCAACAGCGTCGGAAGAGATTGCCGCCAGGGAACTGCCCGAGAAGATAATCATAAAAGAGACCGAAAAGTATATAGTGGAGCTGAGCAGCGTCGGCGGGTGCATAAAAGACATAAAGCTGAAAAACGGCGGCTATTCGCCGTCTGACAAAGGATCGGATTTAATAGCCATTCAAAAGCCGGAGAACGCAATCTTCAATATGGAGGGTTTGGGATTCGGCGGGCTTTCAAAGACCGGTTTTAAGGTGGAAGAGAAGGGTAACGAGATAATATTCTCTTCTAAATTGGCCGGCGGGCTAGAGTTAGTAAAGAAGTATATTTTTTATAATTCCTTATATAACATAGACTTAGAAGTGTATATAAAAAATAATAGTAGCGCACAAGTGAGGACGTCTTACACAATAAATACCGCAGCGGATATCGGAGTGGACAGTAGTATAGATAAACGTTACATTCAGGCAGTTGCTGAAATAGACGGTAAAACCAAAAGGAACAACGGCGCCAAGGGCAAGGGCCTTTTTAAAGAAGGAAGTATCGGGTACGCCGGGCTTCAGAATAGATATTTTTCCGTTATAGCCAAGAGCAATATACCGACGGACGGGCTGCTGGTAAAACGGCTTGACGATGAAAACATCTTATCAGCTATAAGCGTAAGCGAGTTTGCAATATTGCCGCAGTCGGTTTTGTCCCATAAATTTGTACTTTACGCGGGCCCGACCAGCAAGAAGATAATGAGCGAATATGGCATCGAGAGCGCCGCAAGCTTTGGCTTCCTTGGGGGCATCAGCAATATTCTATTAGCCGCGCTGCGGCTTTTTCATAAGGTATTCAGAAATTGGGGCGTTGCGGTTATACTTTTATCCGTTCTGGTAAATCTGGTTTTATTTCCGCTATCGCGCAAAAGTTACGAATCCATGAAGAAGATGCAAACCGTTCAGCCCCATATGGATAAGCTAAGAGAGGAGCACAAAGACAACCCTCAGAAGCTAAACAAAGAGATCATGGAATTATATAAGAAGCACCAAGTAAATCCTATGGGCGGATGTTTGCCGCTTATTTTGCAGATGCCGGTTTTTATCGCCTTGTATCAGACCCTTATGAAATCCCTGGAATTGCGAGGTGCCAGGTTTTTGTGGATAAAAGATCTCTCTATGCCGGACGCGGTTTTACTGCCATTCAACCTGCCGTTGATAGGGGATAGCATAAATATTTTGCCTATACTTATGGCAGGGGCCATGGTATTTCAGCAGAAATTTTCTACGGCAAAAGGGGCGGGGCAAAGTCAGCAGCAGAAGCAGCAACAGCAGATGATGGTCATAATGCCCGTCATATTTCTATTTATTATGTATAATTTCCCGTCGGGGCTTGTGTTATATTGGCTTGTAAATACTTTGTTGACAATGTTTGAGCAGCGTGCTATAATGCATTCGTAG
- a CDS encoding Jag N-terminal domain-containing protein, translated as MKSIEVEARTTKEAIDIALYRLHVTKDKVDIKVLSEEHKGLFGMEGHKLAKVKVTLKEVNV; from the coding sequence ATGAAAAGCATAGAAGTTGAGGCAAGAACCACTAAAGAAGCCATTGACATAGCGTTGTACAGGCTTCATGTCACAAAGGACAAAGTCGATATAAAGGTTCTTTCCGAAGAGCATAAGGGCCTTTTTGGCATGGAAGGCCATAAACTTGCCAAAGTAAAAGTTACACTTAAAGAAGTAAATGTATAG
- a CDS encoding AAA family ATPase — protein MGRVISVCNQKGGVGKTTTAVNLSTFFALSGKKTLLIDMDPQGNATSGLGIDKGKIEKTIYHALIEQNKVEEIVNNTQVSNLSIVPSNLNLTGAEVELVGMMGREFKLRHAIETIRQEYDFIILDSPPSLGLLTINALTASDSALIPIQCEYYALEGLGQLTKTLDLIRRNLNPSLQIEGVLLTMADYRTKLTGEVIEEARAFFKEKVYSTVIPRNIKLTEAPSFGKPIALYDMSSQGAQMYKQLADEILGYKSPQVLDNVNVADKM, from the coding sequence ATGGGCAGGGTAATATCTGTTTGCAATCAAAAAGGTGGAGTGGGGAAGACCACAACAGCGGTTAACCTCTCCACCTTTTTTGCTTTATCGGGCAAGAAGACATTATTGATAGATATGGATCCCCAGGGGAACGCCACAAGCGGCCTTGGCATTGACAAGGGGAAGATAGAGAAGACCATTTACCACGCACTAATAGAGCAGAACAAGGTGGAAGAGATAGTCAATAATACGCAAGTATCCAATTTATCTATAGTTCCGTCTAATTTAAACCTGACAGGTGCAGAGGTGGAATTGGTAGGAATGATGGGCCGCGAATTTAAACTGAGACACGCCATTGAGACGATACGGCAAGAATATGATTTTATAATACTTGATTCACCGCCATCACTTGGCCTTCTGACCATCAATGCCCTTACCGCCAGTGATTCCGCACTCATACCTATCCAATGCGAATACTATGCGCTTGAAGGCCTGGGGCAACTGACAAAGACGTTGGATCTTATCAGGAGAAATCTCAATCCGTCATTGCAGATAGAAGGCGTGCTTTTGACGATGGCGGATTACCGGACAAAACTTACTGGCGAAGTAATAGAAGAAGCGCGCGCTTTTTTCAAAGAAAAAGTTTACAGTACTGTCATCCCTCGAAATATAAAATTGACAGAGGCGCCAAGTTTCGGCAAGCCCATCGCGCTCTATGATATGTCGTCGCAAGGCGCGCAGATGTACAAGCAATTGGCTGACGAGATTTTGGGATACAAATCGCCACAAGTACTTGATAATGTTAATGTTGCGGATAAAATGTAA
- a CDS encoding TPM domain-containing protein: MKKVFVFCVVVSIFVLSAGSGFAKIEIPGRASTWVNDYAGIIDKDTKAYLEQLCGSVEQKTSDPIEVIVATFRSLGGWDLRDFTTEYGEKWREAKKGRRDNGVILLVVMDTQQVTIGVGQNLRHIVTQKTIEDIVQNTIVPEFKKNNYAGGIKKGTEAIVSILNKADIPANKPITGAKLIALLVLIGIGLIIIRGLLKKGVSA, from the coding sequence ATGAAAAAAGTCTTTGTTTTTTGCGTGGTTGTATCAATTTTTGTTTTGTCAGCCGGCTCAGGGTTTGCCAAAATTGAGATTCCGGGAAGGGCCAGTACATGGGTAAACGATTACGCCGGCATTATCGATAAAGACACAAAGGCCTATCTTGAGCAGCTCTGCGGTTCCGTAGAGCAGAAGACATCCGATCCTATAGAAGTAATTGTCGCCACTTTTCGCTCTTTGGGCGGATGGGACTTAAGAGATTTTACCACAGAATATGGAGAGAAATGGAGAGAGGCGAAGAAAGGTAGAAGGGACAACGGAGTGATATTGCTGGTAGTTATGGATACTCAACAGGTTACAATAGGAGTGGGCCAGAACCTCAGGCATATAGTGACCCAGAAAACGATCGAAGATATAGTGCAAAATACCATTGTTCCTGAATTCAAAAAAAATAACTATGCTGGAGGCATAAAGAAAGGCACAGAAGCCATTGTCAGCATATTGAATAAAGCAGATATTCCCGCTAATAAGCCGATTACCGGGGCAAAACTTATTGCTTTGTTAGTGCTTATCGGAATAGGCTTAATTATTATTAGAGGCCTCCTTAAGAAGGGAGTTTCGGCTTAA
- the rpoZ gene encoding DNA-directed RNA polymerase subunit omega, whose amino-acid sequence MSYVPLEDLLKKVDSIYRLVLMASRRAVEISDTGQKLVDISPRLKATTVALEEVRQGKISYRVPESDK is encoded by the coding sequence GTGTCATACGTTCCGTTAGAGGACTTACTGAAGAAAGTGGATAGTATTTACAGGCTTGTATTAATGGCTTCGCGCCGCGCTGTAGAGATAAGCGATACCGGCCAGAAACTTGTTGATATAAGCCCAAGGTTAAAGGCGACGACAGTCGCGCTTGAAGAAGTAAGGCAAGGCAAGATATCTTACAGAGTACCCGAGAGCGATAAATAG
- a CDS encoding acyl--CoA ligase yields the protein MIAYLDDIVSNAAKRYPHNIAIIEAGRRTKSVTYKELERRVIALSGYLVRKGLRKGERVGILSKNSITSAALYFAVSRAGGIIIPLNHALDPSGIIERANHCAISALYAGKEFKKQAKEIADNVKSVRFVVKNIGYPAALKKARETSTGSPVSIIYTSGTTGEPLGVTLSHKNLISNSLSIVKYLNLTSRDSVCCVLPFYYIYGLSLLFSYFLAGGTIVINNRFMYPNLVLDSIDKYKATAFAGVSSHYAIMLYMSTLKKRRLRGLKYFMQAGDKMPPHITMELTEALPDKKLYIMYGQTEASPRLTYLNPDLVKRKPDSIGRAIPGVEIKVVNKQGAECRAGQEGEIVASGDNIMLGYWNNDSETAKVIKKRRLYTGDIAFKDSDGDLFIVGRKKDFIKVGANRINPLKIEQLMTEDSRIMEAAAIGVPDRVLGTRIKIFVTLVPGGKAGHKDIIRFCSGRLPSYVRPCDITILKAMPKNSYGKIDRKKLEAM from the coding sequence ATGATCGCCTATCTCGACGATATCGTTTCGAACGCCGCAAAAAGATATCCTCATAATATTGCCATCATAGAGGCCGGTAGGAGGACAAAATCTGTTACTTACAAAGAGCTTGAAAGAAGGGTCATTGCTTTATCGGGCTACCTGGTGCGGAAGGGGTTAAGAAAAGGAGAGAGGGTCGGGATCCTTTCAAAAAATTCCATTACATCCGCTGCTTTGTATTTTGCCGTATCCCGGGCCGGCGGCATAATCATACCGCTTAATCATGCCCTTGACCCGTCGGGCATAATTGAGCGCGCGAATCATTGTGCTATTTCCGCATTATACGCCGGGAAAGAATTTAAGAAACAGGCCAAAGAGATTGCCGATAATGTTAAGTCTGTCAGGTTTGTCGTTAAGAATATAGGGTACCCCGCCGCACTAAAGAAAGCCCGCGAGACATCCACAGGAAGCCCTGTTTCTATAATCTATACCTCAGGCACGACCGGAGAGCCGCTGGGAGTTACACTCAGCCATAAGAATCTTATTTCTAATAGCTTGTCTATTGTGAAATATCTCAACCTCACCTCTCGTGACAGCGTATGTTGTGTCTTGCCGTTTTATTATATTTACGGCCTTTCGTTACTCTTTTCATATTTTTTAGCAGGCGGAACGATAGTGATTAATAACAGATTCATGTACCCCAATCTGGTATTGGATTCCATAGATAAGTATAAGGCCACAGCCTTTGCCGGGGTCTCATCCCATTACGCAATCATGCTCTATATGTCTACCCTTAAGAAGCGCAGGCTCAGGGGCTTGAAATATTTTATGCAGGCAGGAGACAAGATGCCGCCGCACATAACCATGGAATTAACAGAGGCGCTCCCCGATAAGAAATTGTACATTATGTATGGGCAGACAGAGGCCTCTCCGCGGCTGACTTATCTAAACCCCGATTTGGTAAAGAGAAAACCGGACTCAATAGGCAGGGCTATCCCCGGCGTAGAGATAAAAGTGGTAAATAAACAGGGTGCTGAATGCAGAGCCGGCCAGGAGGGTGAAATCGTAGCCAGCGGCGATAATATTATGCTAGGCTACTGGAACAATGACAGTGAAACGGCAAAGGTTATAAAAAAGAGACGGCTTTATACGGGTGATATCGCCTTTAAGGATAGTGACGGCGACCTGTTTATCGTAGGACGCAAAAAGGATTTTATAAAAGTCGGCGCTAATCGTATAAATCCGTTAAAGATCGAACAATTGATGACAGAAGACAGCAGGATTATGGAAGCAGCCGCTATAGGAGTACCTGACAGAGTATTAGGGACAAGAATTAAGATATTTGTTACTCTGGTTCCCGGGGGAAAAGCAGGGCACAAAGATATTATACGATTTTGCAGCGGCCGGCTACCTTCTTATGTAAGACCCTGTGATATCACAATTCTGAAAGCCATGCCAAAAAATAGCTATGGGAAAATAGACAGGAAAAAGCTGGAGGCGATGTAA
- the gmk gene encoding guanylate kinase → MARKNGKLFIISAPSGSGKTTLCELLKKKVPRLARSVSVTTRPPRRGERNGRDYIFLTKKEFEKRKRSGGLLEWARNFGRYYGTPKERVLKLLKSGKDVILAIDVKGAMKVKRLYPGGVFVFIVPPSLHELKKRLKRRGTDGAKEIKKRIEIAQKEMSYLPMYNYAVTNESINKAVAKLEAIIKSERRKIRR, encoded by the coding sequence ATGGCGAGAAAAAACGGCAAGCTTTTTATAATCTCGGCGCCGAGCGGAAGCGGCAAGACGACATTGTGCGAATTGCTGAAAAAAAAGGTGCCGCGCCTCGCAAGATCGGTATCGGTTACAACAAGGCCCCCGCGCCGGGGCGAGAGAAACGGCCGGGATTACATATTTTTGACAAAAAAGGAATTTGAAAAAAGAAAAAGAAGCGGCGGCCTGCTTGAGTGGGCGAGGAACTTCGGCCGCTATTACGGCACTCCGAAAGAGAGAGTCCTCAAATTACTTAAAAGCGGTAAGGATGTGATCCTTGCCATAGACGTCAAGGGGGCCATGAAGGTAAAGAGGCTGTATCCCGGCGGAGTTTTTGTATTTATAGTCCCGCCGTCGCTCCACGAGTTAAAGAAGAGGCTGAAGCGCCGGGGTACGGACGGCGCAAAGGAGATCAAAAAAAGGATAGAGATAGCGCAAAAAGAGATGTCATACTTACCGATGTATAATTACGCGGTGACAAACGAGAGCATAAATAAGGCCGTAGCGAAGTTGGAGGCCATAATTAAGAGCGAGAGACGAAAGATAAGGCGGTAA
- a CDS encoding nucleoside-diphosphate kinase — protein MEQTLILIKPDGLNKSLTGNVLTRLSETKLDIVAAKIVQVSRDLAVAHYGHMKDKPFFEEIIKYIMGEYHKRKVMAMVYHGEDAINKVRQICGSTNPEEADPVSIRGAYGRITTKGVYENVIHASTNREEAEREIKLWFAPDEIIVDAYPSKEVEIKAVKKRMWV, from the coding sequence ATGGAACAGACACTGATTTTGATAAAACCGGACGGTTTAAATAAATCATTGACCGGCAATGTGCTCACGCGGCTTTCCGAGACAAAGCTGGATATAGTAGCCGCAAAGATAGTGCAGGTTTCGCGGGACCTGGCAGTGGCCCACTACGGCCACATGAAGGATAAGCCGTTTTTTGAGGAAATCATAAAATACATAATGGGCGAATACCATAAGCGCAAGGTAATGGCAATGGTATATCACGGCGAAGACGCCATTAATAAGGTGCGCCAGATATGCGGCTCGACCAACCCCGAAGAGGCAGACCCCGTATCCATAAGAGGCGCCTATGGCAGGATTACGACCAAGGGCGTATATGAAAATGTTATCCACGCTTCTACCAACAGAGAAGAGGCGGAGCGAGAGATAAAACTCTGGTTCGCGCCCGACGAGATAATCGTTGACGCGTATCCGAGCAAAGAAGTAGAAATAAAAGCAGTCAAGAAGCGGATGTGGGTATAA
- a CDS encoding MBOAT family protein: MAFNSLQFVLFFVIVYILYLASGLKWQNKILLAASYVFYAFWDWRFLSIILVSTLFNYYGGLKIDEVDRDSERKKFLILSVCLNLGLLGFFKYYDFFAGSLQTLLWSFGWRISKVTLNIVLPLGISFYTFQAMSYPIDIYRRVIKPTRHFLDFALFVAFFPQLVAGPIERARNMLPQIQSKRHITLDQFYTGCWLIFWGLFKKIVVADNLAKVAGRVFGAQGAFTGIETLIATYAFVFQIYADFSGYSDMARGLARLMGFNIMINFRVPFFASNLYDFWQRWHISLTTWIKEYLFYPLALAKFLGRQLKPYSVVIITWAIMGFWHGPAGKFILWGVYHGVLIVLFSKIRPYLKLIRPQNRLLAGSLLTGQILTVFHLFCIGILFFAAESTAQAFGALYSIFFNFKIGHLYTMHMPTLAAISMCIFPMMLIEYFQYRTNDEMVVFRWPAPVRGLVYYVILYLIIFYGDFGAQKYYYFQF, translated from the coding sequence ATGGCGTTTAATTCCCTACAATTTGTACTATTTTTCGTAATCGTTTACATATTATATCTTGCTTCCGGCCTCAAATGGCAAAATAAAATATTGCTTGCCGCCAGCTATGTGTTTTATGCTTTTTGGGACTGGCGGTTTCTTTCCATTATACTCGTGTCGACACTCTTTAATTATTACGGCGGATTAAAAATAGACGAGGTCGACAGAGATAGCGAGCGAAAAAAATTCCTTATTCTTAGCGTATGCCTTAATCTCGGCCTGCTCGGCTTCTTTAAGTATTATGATTTTTTCGCCGGTAGTTTACAGACGCTGCTGTGGTCATTCGGCTGGCGCATCAGCAAGGTAACGCTTAATATTGTGCTGCCATTAGGTATCTCTTTTTATACATTTCAGGCAATGAGTTATCCTATTGATATATATCGTCGGGTGATAAAACCTACCAGGCACTTTCTCGATTTCGCCCTATTTGTTGCATTTTTCCCGCAATTGGTGGCAGGCCCCATTGAAAGAGCCAGAAATATGCTGCCCCAGATACAGAGCAAAAGGCACATTACATTAGATCAGTTTTATACAGGTTGCTGGCTTATATTCTGGGGGCTTTTCAAGAAGATAGTCGTTGCCGACAACCTTGCGAAAGTAGCAGGCAGAGTTTTTGGTGCGCAAGGGGCCTTTACCGGCATCGAGACATTAATCGCTACATATGCATTCGTGTTTCAAATATACGCGGATTTCTCCGGATACTCGGATATGGCGAGAGGTTTGGCCAGGCTCATGGGTTTTAATATCATGATTAACTTCCGCGTACCCTTTTTTGCCTCAAATTTATATGACTTCTGGCAGAGATGGCATATCAGTTTAACTACATGGATTAAGGAATACCTCTTTTATCCGCTGGCGCTGGCAAAATTTCTCGGAAGGCAGCTTAAACCATATTCGGTCGTAATAATAACGTGGGCGATTATGGGATTCTGGCATGGCCCTGCCGGGAAATTCATATTATGGGGCGTATATCACGGTGTGCTTATTGTACTTTTCAGTAAAATACGCCCGTACCTGAAACTCATAAGACCACAAAATCGCTTATTAGCGGGAAGCCTTCTGACCGGCCAGATATTAACCGTTTTCCATTTATTCTGCATCGGCATCTTATTTTTTGCAGCAGAATCTACGGCGCAGGCATTTGGAGCATTATATAGCATATTTTTTAATTTTAAAATAGGGCATCTTTACACCATGCACATGCCGACCTTAGCCGCCATATCAATGTGCATATTTCCGATGATGTTAATCGAATACTTCCAATACAGGACAAACGACGAAATGGTTGTATTCAGATGGCCAGCGCCTGTAAGAGGGCTTGTTTATTATGTAATATTGTACTTAATAATTTTTTATGGAGACTTCGGTGCGCAGAAATATTACTACTTTCAATTTTAA
- a CDS encoding YicC family protein, protein MIRSMTGYGRGEAKGRFGTIKVEIKSLNNKFFDIIPRLPNGLNIFEDRVREYIQKKIKRGRINLSVNYDESPARARKHAALDRNLASALLKEIKSFGKEHNLKGDIDINRLMMLPGIITYENPKTDTGELWANLKRALDEAIKKLDESRISEGKRLSKDLFLRVVKIEKAIDAIEKRSSKSVEHYKAKFSKRIKELSGGVEIDKEQLAQEVALYAKNCDITEEVIRIKSHAVSFEKSLTSGGEKGKTLDFVAQELIREINTIGSKANDFPISNHVIAIKGEIEKIREQLKNIE, encoded by the coding sequence ATGATACGGAGCATGACAGGATACGGCCGCGGCGAGGCAAAAGGCCGGTTCGGCACCATAAAAGTGGAGATAAAGAGCCTCAATAATAAATTTTTTGACATTATCCCGAGATTGCCCAACGGCCTTAACATATTTGAGGACAGAGTAAGGGAATATATACAGAAAAAGATAAAGAGGGGGAGGATCAACCTTTCGGTAAATTACGATGAATCCCCGGCACGGGCGCGGAAACATGCCGCGCTGGACAGGAATTTGGCGTCGGCGCTTTTAAAAGAGATAAAATCTTTCGGCAAAGAGCATAATTTAAAAGGCGATATAGATATAAACCGGCTCATGATGCTGCCCGGTATAATAACTTACGAAAACCCTAAGACAGACACCGGCGAATTGTGGGCAAATCTAAAGAGGGCGCTGGACGAAGCTATAAAGAAACTGGATGAGTCGCGCATAAGCGAAGGAAAGCGTCTTTCTAAAGACCTTTTTTTGCGAGTCGTTAAAATAGAAAAAGCAATCGATGCAATAGAAAAGCGCTCCTCAAAAAGCGTTGAACACTATAAGGCGAAGTTCTCAAAAAGGATAAAAGAACTGTCCGGGGGTGTCGAGATAGACAAAGAACAGCTGGCGCAGGAAGTGGCGTTGTATGCCAAAAACTGCGATATAACCGAAGAGGTAATCCGGATAAAGAGCCACGCCGTAAGTTTTGAAAAGTCCCTTACCTCCGGCGGAGAAAAGGGGAAGACCCTCGATTTCGTAGCGCAGGAACTCATAAGAGAGATAAATACCATAGGGTCCAAAGCGAATGATTTCCCGATATCAAACCACGTCATCGCCATAAAAGGCGAAATAGAAAAAATCCGCGAACAACTGAAAAACATAGAATAA
- a CDS encoding ParB/RepB/Spo0J family partition protein: MERKALGRGLGALIPEQEIAKEDRILYVELGKIKENPLQPREKFDQKKLDDLIASIKEKGVVQPVIVRSKDGGYELIAGERRMRAARALGMENIPVIVRDVSDADALELALIENIQREELNAIEEAKAFQKLMVDFGFSQEGVAKAVGKDRATVANTIRLLGLPKRAQEMISEGELSPGHAKALLSLSGEHAILKLANSVVKKGLSVRETENLIYKKKAGLPSGNVPKAKDHKIMFFEEEMQRLFGTKVSIKHGKKRGVVQIDYYSHDDLERIYNLMKNSKSIDG; encoded by the coding sequence ATGGAACGGAAGGCACTAGGCAGAGGATTAGGCGCTCTTATTCCAGAGCAGGAAATAGCCAAAGAAGACAGAATATTATATGTGGAACTCGGCAAAATAAAAGAGAACCCATTGCAACCGCGGGAAAAATTTGACCAAAAGAAACTGGATGACCTCATTGCCTCCATAAAGGAAAAAGGGGTAGTCCAGCCGGTCATAGTGCGCAGTAAAGACGGCGGGTACGAGCTTATAGCGGGAGAGCGGCGAATGAGAGCTGCCAGGGCGCTGGGTATGGAAAATATACCCGTGATTGTAAGGGATGTGAGTGACGCGGATGCGTTAGAGTTGGCACTGATAGAGAACATACAACGCGAGGAGCTTAACGCCATAGAAGAGGCAAAGGCATTCCAGAAGCTAATGGTGGATTTTGGGTTTAGCCAGGAAGGGGTGGCCAAGGCAGTGGGGAAAGACCGCGCGACCGTGGCGAATACCATAAGATTATTGGGCCTGCCCAAAAGGGCGCAGGAGATGATATCCGAGGGAGAGCTTTCTCCGGGGCACGCAAAAGCGCTTCTTTCGCTTTCGGGTGAACACGCCATACTGAAATTGGCCAACAGTGTCGTTAAAAAGGGCCTGTCGGTAAGAGAAACAGAGAATCTCATATACAAGAAAAAGGCCGGGTTACCGTCGGGAAATGTCCCGAAGGCAAAAGATCATAAGATAATGTTTTTTGAAGAGGAGATGCAGAGGCTGTTCGGCACGAAGGTCTCCATCAAACACGGCAAGAAACGCGGTGTGGTGCAGATCGATTATTACTCCCATGACGATTTAGAAAGAATTTATAATTTGATGAAAAATAGTAAATCAATAGACGGGTAG
- the yidD gene encoding membrane protein insertion efficiency factor YidD codes for MFNHVAIKCIDFYHKYLSILKLPSCRYHPTCSHYTREAIEKYGVFRGSIKGALRILRCHPFSRSGYDPLS; via the coding sequence ATGTTTAATCACGTAGCTATTAAATGCATAGATTTTTATCATAAGTATTTGTCAATATTGAAGTTACCATCGTGCCGCTACCATCCCACATGTTCTCATTACACCAGAGAAGCGATAGAGAAGTACGGGGTTTTCCGCGGTTCCATCAAAGGCGCCTTACGCATTTTACGGTGCCATCCTTTTTCGCGCAGCGGCTACGATCCGCTGTCATAA
- the rnpA gene encoding ribonuclease P protein component → MSEHSFGKACRLKKSFEFRRVREKGTLSRGKIFSLCFMKNGLDCHRLGLSISSSAVPLASSRTRVKRIIRETFRTSRDRMKSGPYDIVVYIKRQHSGAIGPEAAKKDLIFLMERARG, encoded by the coding sequence ATGAGCGAGCACTCGTTCGGCAAGGCCTGCCGCCTGAAAAAGAGCTTCGAATTCCGACGGGTGCGGGAAAAGGGCACTTTATCAAGAGGAAAAATATTTTCCCTGTGTTTTATGAAGAACGGGCTGGACTGCCATCGCCTCGGGTTGTCCATAAGCAGTTCCGCGGTTCCACTGGCATCAAGCCGGACGCGGGTAAAACGAATTATACGCGAGACTTTCAGGACAAGCAGAGATAGGATGAAAAGCGGGCCGTACGATATAGTTGTCTACATAAAAAGGCAGCATAGCGGCGCAATCGGCCCAGAAGCGGCAAAAAAAGACCTTATTTTTCTCATGGAAAGAGCAAGAGGATAA